A genomic region of Streptomyces rimosus contains the following coding sequences:
- a CDS encoding amino acid permease, with protein sequence MRTLGYTPVLKRRMGPFANFASSFSVISVLSGCLTLYGFGLATGGPAVMMWGWIGVGIMVMFVGAGLAEVTSAYPTSGALYFMADRLGGKRWGWYTGWLNLLGLLGAIAGIDYGCALFAGAFAGLQWGFEPTPGSLMVIYVCVLALHAALNLFGVRLVGILNSVSVWWHLAGVALIVGVLWLVPSRHQPVSFVFTTFVNETGWHSTLYVALIGLLLAQYTFSGYDASAHLSEETTGAQVNAACGIVRAIRWSWVAGFVLLAGLTFAIQDYAGVRNTPTGVPPAQIFLDALGVSGAKALLLVVIVAQLFCGNAEVAATSRMVFAFSRDGALPGSAWWRHVSPRTGTPTRAVLLSVAVALVLALPSLYSSAAYAAVTSINVIGITPAYAIPIYLRLRHRHSFRPGPWNLGRWGVPVGWVAVVWVAFVTVLFCLPQSAPISLATFNYAPVALLLVLSLATAWWAVSGRRTYELPPAATEPPAPRQDVDRTAP encoded by the coding sequence CTGCGCACACTGGGCTACACCCCGGTGCTGAAACGGCGGATGGGCCCCTTCGCGAACTTCGCCAGCTCCTTCTCCGTGATCTCCGTCCTGTCCGGCTGCCTGACGCTGTACGGATTCGGGCTGGCCACGGGCGGACCGGCGGTCATGATGTGGGGCTGGATCGGTGTCGGCATCATGGTGATGTTCGTCGGCGCCGGCCTGGCCGAGGTCACCAGCGCCTACCCCACCTCCGGCGCACTGTACTTCATGGCCGACCGGCTCGGCGGCAAGCGCTGGGGCTGGTACACCGGCTGGCTCAACCTCCTCGGCCTGCTCGGCGCGATCGCCGGCATCGACTACGGATGCGCCCTGTTCGCGGGCGCGTTCGCCGGCCTCCAGTGGGGCTTCGAGCCCACCCCCGGCTCCCTCATGGTCATCTACGTCTGCGTCCTCGCCCTGCACGCGGCCCTCAACCTCTTCGGGGTACGCCTGGTCGGCATCCTGAACTCGGTCTCGGTGTGGTGGCATCTGGCCGGAGTCGCCCTGATCGTGGGCGTGCTGTGGCTGGTGCCGTCCCGCCACCAGCCGGTCTCCTTCGTGTTCACCACGTTCGTCAACGAAACCGGCTGGCACAGCACGCTGTACGTGGCGCTGATCGGCCTGCTGCTGGCGCAGTACACCTTCAGCGGGTACGACGCCTCGGCGCACCTGAGCGAGGAGACCACCGGGGCCCAGGTGAACGCGGCCTGCGGCATCGTCCGCGCCATCCGCTGGTCCTGGGTCGCCGGTTTCGTCCTGCTGGCCGGGCTCACCTTCGCCATCCAGGACTACGCGGGCGTACGGAACACGCCGACCGGGGTGCCGCCCGCGCAGATCTTCCTGGACGCGCTGGGCGTCAGCGGGGCGAAGGCGCTACTGCTGGTGGTGATCGTCGCGCAGCTGTTCTGCGGCAACGCGGAGGTGGCGGCCACCTCGCGCATGGTGTTCGCGTTCTCCCGCGACGGCGCGCTGCCCGGCTCCGCCTGGTGGCGCCACGTGTCGCCGCGTACGGGCACCCCGACCCGCGCCGTCCTCCTGTCCGTCGCCGTCGCCCTCGTCCTCGCCCTGCCCTCCCTCTACTCCTCGGCGGCGTACGCGGCCGTGACCTCCATCAACGTCATCGGCATCACCCCGGCCTACGCCATCCCCATCTATCTGCGCCTGCGTCACCGCCACAGCTTCCGCCCCGGCCCCTGGAACCTGGGCCGCTGGGGCGTCCCGGTCGGCTGGGTGGCCGTCGTCTGGGTGGCCTTCGTGACCGTCCTCTTCTGCCTGCCGCAGTCCGCGCCCATTTCCCTCGCCACCTTCAACTACGCGCCGGTGGCCCTGCTCCTCGTCCTGTCCCTGGCCACCGCCTGGTGGGCCGTATCGGGCCGCCGCACGTACGAACTCCCGCCCGCCGCCACCGAACCCCCGGCCCCGCGGCAAGACGTGGACCGGACCGCCCCCTGA
- a CDS encoding DUF5685 family protein gives MFGIVRPCTHRLSQGLKAEWMAHLCGLCLALRADHGQFARVVTNYDGLIVSVLTDAQTGRVAERRRTAGPCPLRGMRTASVAKGEGARLAASVSLVLASAKIRDHVADRNGLLRRRPVAAAARKVAAGWDRAGARTGATLGFDTSVLVDAVDRQVGIEELAGPGTPLTVITEPTETATAAAFAHTAALAGRPGNAAPLAEAGRLFGRLAHLLDAVEDRTTDAAEGAWNPITATGASLAQARRLCDDALHGIRLALRDVEFADSKLVHVLLVHELRRSVDRAFGTGTCAHQGHGAGPYEGQAGNPYGNGYGPVQPGQPTPGYGQAPAGAPYAHGPQHLNGPQNPYATGGPVPPGGGSGAGYGGGPGGSGGSGGSGGSGGQGGGFGGGGMPNFTPQPPKKPRGLLAGCVVAVGLCCTCQVCCASEYEGAWSRKKREGWCQECCDSCDCCPDSCCCDGCDCCCDGGCCDC, from the coding sequence GTGTTCGGAATCGTCCGGCCCTGTACCCACCGCCTCTCCCAGGGGCTCAAGGCGGAGTGGATGGCCCACCTGTGCGGGTTGTGCCTCGCCCTGCGCGCTGATCACGGGCAGTTCGCCCGGGTGGTCACCAATTACGACGGGCTGATCGTGTCCGTCCTGACCGACGCCCAGACCGGCCGGGTGGCGGAACGGCGCCGGACCGCCGGGCCCTGCCCGCTGCGCGGCATGCGCACCGCCTCGGTGGCCAAGGGCGAGGGCGCCCGGCTGGCCGCCTCGGTCTCGCTCGTGCTCGCCTCGGCGAAGATCCGTGACCATGTCGCCGACCGGAACGGGCTGCTGCGCCGCCGCCCGGTGGCCGCCGCCGCGCGCAAGGTCGCGGCCGGCTGGGACCGGGCCGGTGCGCGCACCGGCGCCACGCTCGGCTTCGACACGTCCGTCCTCGTCGACGCGGTCGACCGGCAGGTGGGCATCGAGGAACTGGCGGGCCCCGGCACGCCGTTGACGGTCATCACCGAGCCGACCGAGACGGCGACCGCGGCGGCCTTCGCGCACACCGCCGCGCTCGCCGGACGGCCCGGCAACGCCGCGCCGCTGGCCGAGGCGGGCCGGCTCTTCGGGCGGCTGGCCCACCTGCTGGACGCGGTGGAGGACCGTACAACGGACGCCGCCGAGGGCGCCTGGAACCCGATCACCGCCACCGGCGCCTCCCTCGCGCAGGCCCGCCGGCTGTGCGACGACGCGCTGCACGGCATCCGCCTGGCGCTGCGCGACGTGGAGTTCGCGGACTCCAAGCTGGTCCACGTCCTGCTGGTGCACGAGCTGCGGCGGTCGGTGGACCGGGCCTTCGGTACGGGGACCTGCGCGCATCAGGGGCACGGGGCGGGGCCGTACGAGGGTCAGGCCGGGAACCCGTACGGCAACGGGTACGGGCCGGTCCAGCCCGGTCAGCCCACGCCCGGCTACGGGCAGGCGCCGGCCGGTGCCCCGTACGCCCACGGTCCGCAGCACCTCAACGGCCCGCAGAATCCGTACGCGACGGGCGGGCCGGTGCCGCCCGGGGGCGGCTCGGGTGCGGGCTACGGCGGCGGGCCGGGCGGTTCCGGGGGCTCTGGCGGGTCCGGGGGCTCCGGGGGCCAGGGCGGCGGTTTCGGGGGCGGCGGGATGCCGAACTTCACTCCCCAGCCGCCGAAGAAGCCCCGGGGCCTGCTGGCCGGCTGCGTGGTCGCCGTCGGTCTGTGCTGCACGTGCCAGGTCTGCTGCGCTTCGGAGTACGAAGGAGCGTGGTCGCGCAAGAAGCGCGAAGGCTGGTGCCAGGAGTGCTGCGACAGTTGCGACTGCTGCCCGGACTCCTGCTGCTGCGACGGCTGTGACTGCTGCTGTGATGGGGGCTGCTGCGACTGCTGA
- a CDS encoding ABC transporter ATP-binding protein codes for MKSRRVRPRAGLPVSESERVLFGGALRYDLSFTRHEMPLLRMGLWAMARQFPAMMGTVARAAWREDRSALLALLGAEGGQGVLRAFTLVATNQVLVALFAAGPTPARLRQALPALAAVAVVAVLSSLLSAVSTAASGQLEPKIERVCTARFYQGVIRVELAALEDQKVHRALDAGRFGTDSIRMMLGSSILVLNALIGLIAAAGVLFLLHPLLVLMLFLVAAPKGWSAVLSARRQYDSRHTWIEHRRAISVITQKLTDQACAAEIRVHGAGRLLVDAYADMSRTMEREQQRLARAEAATQTVASAGSGLAALGAYGVLWLLLIGGGMPLAVAGTAVIAVRTSSAGLLALVMQFNRLYEEAMYLKDWEDACTLAERHAIPEGGDALSGPLEEVRLEKVSFTYPGAASAALDKVDLTIPRGTVVALVGANGSGKSTLAKLVAGLYLPGDGRLLWNGTDTRDADREAVFGQVALLAQDFPHWPMTARANVHIGRSDQRLDQWRVERAADGADATDMITALPHGWDSLVVKGFERGTQLSGGQWQRLGGARARYREAALLVVDEPTSALDPRAEIETFRALRALTGGGTTVLLITHRLAATASADLIYVLDAGRLIEQGTHTELMALAGGHYRSLYEIQAAQYATVVPDGSGRRDAADGEGHPKTAD; via the coding sequence ATGAAGAGCCGCCGCGTCAGGCCCCGCGCCGGGCTGCCGGTGTCCGAGAGCGAACGGGTGCTGTTCGGCGGCGCCCTGCGCTACGACCTGTCGTTCACGCGGCACGAGATGCCGCTGCTGCGGATGGGGCTGTGGGCGATGGCCCGGCAGTTCCCCGCCATGATGGGCACCGTGGCCAGGGCCGCCTGGCGCGAGGACCGCTCCGCGCTGTTGGCGCTGCTCGGTGCCGAGGGGGGCCAGGGCGTGCTGCGCGCCTTCACGCTGGTGGCCACCAACCAGGTGCTCGTCGCGCTGTTCGCGGCCGGGCCCACGCCCGCGCGGCTGCGCCAGGCGCTGCCCGCCCTGGCGGCCGTGGCCGTCGTCGCGGTGCTCTCGTCGCTGCTGTCGGCGGTGTCCACGGCGGCGTCCGGACAGCTGGAACCGAAGATCGAGCGCGTCTGCACGGCCCGCTTCTACCAGGGTGTGATCCGCGTCGAACTCGCCGCGCTGGAGGACCAGAAGGTGCACCGGGCCCTGGACGCCGGCCGGTTCGGCACCGACTCGATCCGGATGATGCTCGGCTCCTCCATCCTCGTCCTCAACGCGCTGATCGGCCTGATCGCCGCCGCCGGGGTGCTGTTCCTGCTGCACCCGCTGCTGGTCCTGATGCTTTTCCTGGTCGCCGCGCCGAAGGGGTGGAGCGCCGTGCTCTCGGCGCGCCGCCAGTACGATTCGCGGCACACCTGGATCGAGCACCGCCGCGCCATCTCCGTCATCACCCAGAAGCTCACCGACCAGGCGTGCGCCGCCGAGATCCGGGTGCACGGCGCCGGGCGCCTGCTGGTGGACGCGTACGCGGACATGTCCCGCACGATGGAGCGCGAGCAGCAGCGGCTCGCCCGCGCCGAGGCCGCCACCCAGACCGTCGCCTCGGCGGGCTCGGGCCTGGCGGCGCTGGGCGCCTACGGCGTGCTGTGGCTCCTGCTGATCGGCGGCGGCATGCCGCTGGCCGTGGCGGGCACCGCCGTGATCGCCGTGCGGACCTCCAGCGCCGGCCTGCTCGCGCTGGTCATGCAGTTCAACCGGCTCTACGAGGAGGCCATGTACCTCAAGGACTGGGAGGATGCCTGCACCCTCGCCGAGCGGCACGCCATCCCCGAGGGCGGGGACGCGCTGTCCGGGCCGCTGGAGGAGGTCCGCCTGGAGAAGGTCTCCTTCACCTACCCCGGCGCCGCCTCGGCCGCCCTGGACAAGGTGGACCTGACCATCCCGCGCGGCACGGTCGTGGCGCTGGTCGGCGCCAACGGCTCGGGCAAGTCCACGCTGGCCAAGCTCGTCGCCGGCCTGTACCTGCCCGGCGACGGGCGGCTGCTGTGGAACGGCACCGACACCCGCGACGCCGACCGCGAGGCCGTCTTCGGTCAAGTGGCGCTGCTGGCCCAGGACTTCCCGCACTGGCCGATGACGGCCCGCGCCAACGTCCACATCGGCCGCAGCGACCAGCGGCTCGACCAGTGGCGCGTCGAGCGGGCCGCGGACGGCGCGGACGCCACGGACATGATCACCGCGCTGCCGCACGGCTGGGACAGCCTGGTCGTCAAGGGCTTCGAACGCGGCACCCAGCTCTCCGGCGGGCAGTGGCAGCGCCTCGGCGGCGCCCGCGCCCGCTACCGCGAAGCGGCGCTCCTGGTCGTGGACGAGCCGACGTCCGCACTTGATCCCCGGGCCGAGATCGAGACGTTCCGGGCCCTGCGCGCCCTCACCGGCGGGGGCACCACCGTCCTGCTGATCACCCACCGGCTCGCGGCCACCGCGAGCGCCGACCTCATCTACGTCCTCGACGCCGGCCGCCTCATCGAGCAGGGCACCCACACCGAGCTGATGGCCCTCGCCGGCGGCCACTACCGGTCCCTCTACGAGATTCAGGCGGCCCAGTACGCGACCGTCGTACCGGACGGCTCCGGGAGGCGCGACGCCGCCGATGGCGAAGGGCACCCGAAGACCGCGGATTAG